Below is a window of Streptomyces sp. NBC_01429 DNA.
TACCCCGGCGTCTACACCAAGGTCTCGACCTTCGCCTCCGCGATCGCCTCGGCCGCGGCCACGCTGTAGCGCGACCGCGGCCCGCGACTCACCTCGCGCCGCCGCGCCGTCGTAGCGTCACTCGCCGGACGGGCTGCTCCCAGCCCGTCCGGCGAGCTGTACGTACGGGACACCCGCCGCGTCCGCCTCCCGGCCCGCCAGCTCCAGGACCCATACCTCGTTGGCGCCCGCGCGCAGAACGGGACCCGGGACGTACAGCGACTCCTGCGGACCGGCGGACGGCCAGTAGCGGCCCAGGCAGTGGCCGTTGACCCACACGAAGCCCCGGGTCCAGCCGGGCAGGGCGAGGCGGGCGTCGCCCGGGTCCCGCACATCGAAGGCGGCACGGTACAGGCCCCGGGTGTCACCCGGCGCCGTCGCCGCTGCCGTCGCTGTCGCCTCAGTCGCCGTCGCTTCCGTCCCGGCCGCTTCGGGCCGCGACGTCGCCCGGAACGGGAGCCCGGACACCGCCGCCGCGTCGTCGAACGCGTCCAGGCGCAGCCCCCGGGCTCTTACCCCGTGCAGATACTGGAGCGAGTGCAGCGCCCCGCCCGTCAGCCCCTTGGACTCGCCCAGCCCCGGACCGTAGTTGACCCGGCCCAGCGACTCCACCCAGATCTCCACGGACGCCGGACCGGCCACCGGCTCCACCAGGGTCAGCGCCGAGCCGGAACCCTCGCCGCCGCGCGTGTGCGCCCGTACCCCGTCCACGTACACCTCGGCCAGGTCACGCACCCCCGCCAGCGCCAGCGGCAGGGGCTTCCGGGGCCCCGGGACCTCCACCCGGTAGCGCACCAGACCGCGATCGACGTCCAGCTCCTCGAAGGTCGGCGGCAGCACCGTACGGGACTCCGGCCCGCCGAGCGCCTCCACGACCTCCTCCAGCGGCGCCCAGCCCGCGAACTCCGCCCGCACCGGGGCCGCCAGGACGGCCGGCGGCTGCGGCACGCCGGGCAGCGGACCCTCCTGGTACTCCGCGAGGACCTCACGCATCAGATGGAACTTCTCCGTCGGCCGCCCCGCCTCGTCGATCGGCGCGTCGTAGTCGTACGACGTCACGTCCGGCTCCAGCGCGCCGCCGTTCAGCTCACCACCGCGATTGGCACCCGCCCAGCCCGCGAAGCTCGTACCGCCGTGCGCCATGTACACATTGACCGAGGCGCCGGGACCCGACTCCAGGATCTCCCGCAGCGCGGCCGCCGCGTCGGCCGCGTCCCGCACGGCGGGCTCGCCGCCCCAGTGCTCGAACCAGCCGCACCAGAACTCCATGCACATCAGCGGCCCCTCGGACCGGTGCCGGCGCAGCGTCTCGAAAGCGGCACGCGCGCCGGATCCGAAATTCACCGTCGCCAGCAGACCGGGAATCGAACCGCCGGACAGCATGTGGTCCTCGGGACCGTCCGAGGTGAACAGCGGCACAGTGATGCCGCACTCCCGGGTCAGCTCTGTCAGCCGCGCCAGATAAACCTGATCGCAGCCGTAACTTCCGTACTCGTTCTCGACCTGCACCATGACCACCGGACCGCCCCGGTCGATCTGACGCGCCGCCACCTGCGGCAGCAGCCGCCGATACCAGCGCTCCACCGCCCCCAGGAACTCCGGATCACTGGTCCGCACCCGCGCCCCGAGCGGCCCGGTCAGCCAGTGCGGCAGCCCGCCGTTCTCCCACTCGGCACAGATGTACGGTCCCGGCCGCACGATCGCCCACAGCCCGGCCGCGTGCGCCGCGTCCAGGAACCTGCCCAACGCCTCCACTTCGTGGAGGCGGCCCGGCGCCGGCTCATGCAGATTCCACGGAACGTACGTCTCCACACAGTTCAGACCCATGGCGCGCAGCATCGCGAGCCGGTGGTCCCACTGCTCCTCATGGACCCGGAAGTAGTGCAGAGCCCCCGACAGCAGTCGCACGGGCCTGCCGTCGATCAGAAACTCCGCCGGTCCCACGGTGAACTCGGGCATCGCCGCCGCACTCCCTCTCTCATCGATGCGCGTCCGGCTCATCGACCCTCGTCCGGACGCTCGACGGCCACCTTTCCCGTTGGCGTCCGGCGGGTCCATGGACAAAGATCGCCTCTGGTTGGACACATTTGACGGGCGCGAGCGCGGGCACGAGGACGGCGGCACGGGTACGGGTACGGAGACGGCCCCGGCGGACGCCGCCCGCACGCCACGGCCGGGCACGCGCGGCGACAGCGAAAAAAAGAGGGGGCACGCATGCGGCACACCTGGATGCGGTACTTCACGCCCAGCCCCGTCCACCACCGGCTCGGACTCGTCTGCCTCGGCGTCGGCCTCCAGCACGGCTCCCT
It encodes the following:
- a CDS encoding glycoside hydrolase family 35 protein, with the translated sequence MPEFTVGPAEFLIDGRPVRLLSGALHYFRVHEEQWDHRLAMLRAMGLNCVETYVPWNLHEPAPGRLHEVEALGRFLDAAHAAGLWAIVRPGPYICAEWENGGLPHWLTGPLGARVRTSDPEFLGAVERWYRRLLPQVAARQIDRGGPVVMVQVENEYGSYGCDQVYLARLTELTRECGITVPLFTSDGPEDHMLSGGSIPGLLATVNFGSGARAAFETLRRHRSEGPLMCMEFWCGWFEHWGGEPAVRDAADAAAALREILESGPGASVNVYMAHGGTSFAGWAGANRGGELNGGALEPDVTSYDYDAPIDEAGRPTEKFHLMREVLAEYQEGPLPGVPQPPAVLAAPVRAEFAGWAPLEEVVEALGGPESRTVLPPTFEELDVDRGLVRYRVEVPGPRKPLPLALAGVRDLAEVYVDGVRAHTRGGEGSGSALTLVEPVAGPASVEIWVESLGRVNYGPGLGESKGLTGGALHSLQYLHGVRARGLRLDAFDDAAAVSGLPFRATSRPEAAGTEATATEATATAAATAPGDTRGLYRAAFDVRDPGDARLALPGWTRGFVWVNGHCLGRYWPSAGPQESLYVPGPVLRAGANEVWVLELAGREADAAGVPYVQLAGRAGSSPSGE